In one window of Pseudodesulfovibrio sediminis DNA:
- the cobT gene encoding nicotinate-nucleotide--dimethylbenzimidazole phosphoribosyltransferase — protein MKNDFEAVVAAIAPVDQTLSKAGQAHLDDLTKPQGSLGRLEDLALQMYLVQEGGPLSSDPMRIYTVAGDHGVNAEGVSVYPQEVTRQMVLNFLNGGAGINVLAETVGAQLYVVDAGCCGSTFDEHPSLIQAKVAPGTANLAVGPAMTQEQCLQALMLGVSLADRAHADGVKVLGTGEMGISNTTPSTALYCAYLGLKPEAMTGLGTGLDADGVSAKAKVIYKGLEANKAVVESGDALDILTALGGLEIAALAGLILGGAKNRQLICVDGFISTAAYLAAWKLCPAVKEYCIISHSSAEGGHVSAVKAMGLNPYLDLGFRLGEGTGAACAMFLVRSAVNMFNNMATFSDAGVSEAE, from the coding sequence ATGAAGAATGATTTTGAAGCTGTTGTGGCCGCCATCGCGCCTGTTGACCAGACCTTGTCCAAAGCGGGACAGGCCCATCTCGATGATCTGACCAAACCCCAGGGAAGCCTTGGGCGTCTGGAGGATCTGGCCCTGCAGATGTATCTTGTTCAGGAGGGCGGTCCGCTCTCTTCGGACCCCATGCGTATTTACACCGTGGCCGGGGATCACGGCGTCAATGCCGAGGGCGTCAGTGTGTACCCGCAGGAAGTCACCCGGCAGATGGTACTTAATTTTCTGAACGGCGGTGCGGGGATCAACGTGCTGGCGGAAACCGTGGGCGCACAGCTCTATGTGGTCGATGCCGGTTGCTGTGGCTCCACCTTTGACGAACATCCCAGCCTTATTCAGGCCAAGGTCGCCCCTGGTACGGCCAATCTTGCCGTGGGTCCGGCCATGACGCAGGAGCAGTGCCTGCAAGCGCTCATGCTCGGTGTCTCCCTGGCGGACAGGGCGCATGCGGACGGCGTCAAAGTGCTTGGCACAGGCGAAATGGGCATATCCAACACCACCCCGTCCACGGCACTGTATTGTGCCTACCTTGGCTTGAAGCCGGAAGCCATGACAGGGCTGGGTACCGGTCTGGATGCGGATGGCGTGTCAGCCAAGGCCAAAGTCATTTACAAAGGGCTTGAGGCCAACAAGGCAGTGGTCGAATCCGGGGATGCTCTCGATATCCTGACCGCGCTCGGTGGTCTTGAAATAGCTGCTTTGGCGGGCTTGATCCTGGGTGGTGCCAAAAATCGCCAGCTTATCTGTGTTGATGGATTCATTTCTACCGCGGCCTACCTCGCCGCCTGGAAGCTCTGTCCGGCAGTCAAGGAGTACTGCATCATCAGCCACTCCTCTGCCGAGGGCGGGCATGTGAGCGCGGTCAAGGCCATGGGGCTGAACCCCTACCTTGATCTCGGGTTCCGGCTTGGGGAAGGCACCGGTGCCGCCTGTGCCATGTTCCTGGTCAGGAGTGCCGTAAACATGTTCAATAATATGGCTACATTTTCGGATGCAGGCGTGTCCGAAGCCGAATAG
- a CDS encoding acylphosphatase — MQFRAIVHGEVQGVWFRAWTRDMAREAGVTGWVRNLPSGDVETVAEGDETRLKRFEARLWDGPPLARVTAIDATWTDDTDDFTHFEIRR; from the coding sequence ATGCAGTTTCGCGCCATTGTCCACGGCGAGGTTCAGGGGGTTTGGTTCAGGGCATGGACCCGTGACATGGCCAGGGAGGCAGGCGTCACCGGCTGGGTGCGCAACCTGCCAAGCGGCGACGTGGAGACTGTGGCAGAGGGTGACGAAACACGCCTCAAACGTTTCGAGGCCCGTCTATGGGACGGTCCGCCTCTGGCGCGGGTGACCGCCATCGACGCCACATGGACGGATGACACCGACGATTTCACCCATTTTGAAATTCGCCGATAA
- a CDS encoding WcbI family polysaccharide biosynthesis putative acetyltransferase: MEKELCIVHANCQGEPLLERLTACPEFHARYECLLYTNYVHEPVPDYALNNCSLFLYQHLGDKWGELASDALLANLPQSTRSLCIPNMFFKGYWPTWSNEPGFDYRCVLLDELIETALPVEEVILLYMHTDVSTRFDLLSLVTETIATERERETHTPIKYLDVITKNYRETQLFHTVNHPGSLLMNHVATGILEALGFTPPAPSVFDALPEPFAEFDQPINPKVAEFFGWDFVETDRLYTIYGRKMNFARWVSSYVFARRAGISDFIGFLQGDYIEI; this comes from the coding sequence ATGGAAAAAGAACTTTGCATCGTACACGCCAACTGCCAGGGCGAACCGCTCCTGGAGCGACTCACGGCGTGTCCGGAATTCCATGCCCGGTACGAATGTCTGCTCTATACGAACTATGTTCACGAACCGGTGCCAGACTATGCGCTGAACAACTGCTCGCTGTTTCTCTACCAGCACCTCGGGGATAAATGGGGCGAACTGGCGTCTGACGCCTTGCTCGCCAATCTACCGCAATCCACACGCAGCCTGTGCATCCCGAACATGTTCTTCAAAGGCTACTGGCCCACATGGTCAAACGAACCCGGATTTGATTACCGCTGTGTGCTCCTTGACGAGCTCATCGAAACAGCCCTACCGGTGGAAGAGGTCATCCTGCTGTACATGCACACGGATGTTTCCACCCGGTTCGACCTGCTCTCACTGGTGACCGAAACCATCGCGACCGAACGGGAACGGGAGACACACACCCCTATCAAATATCTGGATGTCATCACGAAAAACTACCGGGAAACACAGCTTTTTCATACCGTCAACCATCCCGGATCACTGCTCATGAACCATGTTGCAACAGGCATTCTGGAGGCGCTGGGATTCACGCCGCCGGCACCCTCTGTATTCGATGCGCTGCCGGAACCATTTGCCGAATTCGATCAGCCCATCAACCCCAAGGTCGCCGAGTTCTTTGGCTGGGATTTTGTCGAAACGGATCGTCTTTACACCATATATGGCCGAAAGATGAACTTCGCCCGATGGGTGTCGAGTTATGTCTTTGCGCGCAGGGCCGGGATCTCGGACTTCATCGGCTTCCTGCAGGGCGATTATATCGAAATCTGA
- the hemC gene encoding hydroxymethylbilane synthase, producing the protein MKKLTIATRGSALALWQANHIKDCLETEHPGLTVELLKIKTKGDKILDVPLAKVGGKGLFVKEIEEALLDGRAQLAVHSMKDVPTELPEGLEVSIIPEREESTDSLLSVKYDGLKGLPQGAVVGTSSLRRQSQLATLRPDLKIESLRGNLDTRVNKLLNGEFDAIVVATAGLNRLKLSAPKMEILGPPDFLPAVAQGALGIEFHADNQEVRDMLAFLDHTQTKYQVMAERGFLTGLDGGCQVPIAAWSEIEGDQIRLTGFVADVDGSRPIRKMVEGHVDNAWDVGMILAGQVLEAGGKAILDEVYARESK; encoded by the coding sequence ATGAAGAAACTGACCATCGCCACCAGAGGCAGCGCACTCGCGCTCTGGCAGGCCAATCATATCAAGGACTGTCTTGAAACCGAGCACCCCGGCCTGACCGTGGAGCTGCTCAAGATCAAGACCAAGGGCGACAAGATTCTGGACGTTCCGCTGGCCAAGGTCGGCGGCAAGGGACTCTTTGTCAAAGAGATCGAGGAGGCGCTTCTGGATGGCCGCGCCCAGTTGGCGGTCCACTCCATGAAGGATGTCCCCACCGAGCTGCCCGAAGGCCTTGAAGTAAGCATTATCCCCGAACGCGAAGAATCCACCGACTCCCTGCTGTCCGTCAAATACGACGGTCTCAAGGGACTGCCTCAGGGCGCCGTGGTCGGCACTTCCAGCCTGCGTCGCCAGTCCCAGCTCGCCACCCTGCGCCCCGATCTCAAGATCGAATCCCTGCGCGGCAATCTGGACACCCGCGTCAACAAGCTCCTCAACGGCGAATTCGACGCCATCGTGGTTGCCACCGCCGGTCTCAACCGCCTCAAGCTCTCCGCGCCCAAAATGGAAATCCTCGGGCCGCCGGACTTTCTGCCCGCCGTGGCTCAGGGCGCGCTCGGCATCGAGTTCCACGCCGACAATCAGGAAGTGCGCGACATGCTCGCCTTCCTGGACCACACCCAGACAAAATATCAGGTCATGGCCGAACGCGGCTTCCTGACCGGGCTGGACGGTGGCTGCCAGGTGCCCATCGCGGCCTGGTCCGAGATCGAGGGCGACCAGATTCGCCTGACCGGTTTCGTGGCCGACGTGGACGGCTCCCGTCCCATCCGCAAGATGGTGGAAGGCCATGTGGACAACGCCTGGGATGTCGGCATGATTCTCGCCGGACAGGTGCTTGAAGCGGGCGGCAAGGCAATTCTCGACGAAGTCTACGCCAGGGAATCCAAGTAA
- a CDS encoding DNA polymerase III subunit delta has product MPRPKYLFLICPDPQLIKAQVDERLTASGQNDWEKKAFWGDDDEPLPATFWTDLTIKSLFPQPKALIVRRAHTLKADQWDKLDAGVKGLGSDIFPIFCLEGEWKSKKAPVPPALARRGLFKKAKKDGWIWESQGLDQRSLTDYVKAWAAKAGLTFEPGAGQALTYALPTDAVAVRLELDKIELAAGDEKIVRKEFVNLVAQTGEMAFFDLMDALGRPGAEAAVWKRVINDHSKSAKDQMLFNLIGFLASQARMYWMLAHGEQPKGNPYMLKKKAPIARQLGAEGVARMIDLALEAELSLKTGERKYEEALDILMAGLIDLFQPKRPAKRY; this is encoded by the coding sequence GTGCCCCGCCCGAAATATCTTTTCCTCATCTGCCCGGACCCGCAGCTTATCAAGGCTCAGGTAGACGAGCGTCTCACGGCATCCGGCCAGAACGACTGGGAAAAAAAGGCGTTCTGGGGCGATGACGACGAACCGCTGCCAGCCACGTTCTGGACCGATCTAACTATCAAATCCCTGTTTCCGCAGCCCAAGGCACTCATCGTCCGCCGGGCGCACACCTTGAAAGCGGACCAGTGGGACAAACTCGATGCGGGCGTCAAGGGACTGGGCAGCGACATCTTTCCGATCTTTTGCCTTGAGGGGGAATGGAAGAGCAAAAAGGCTCCTGTTCCCCCGGCGCTCGCCCGGCGAGGACTATTCAAGAAGGCCAAAAAAGACGGCTGGATATGGGAGTCACAAGGGCTCGACCAGCGCTCTCTGACCGACTACGTCAAGGCGTGGGCGGCCAAGGCCGGGTTGACGTTCGAACCGGGAGCGGGACAGGCGCTGACATACGCCCTGCCCACGGACGCCGTGGCAGTCCGACTGGAGCTGGACAAGATCGAGCTGGCGGCGGGCGACGAGAAGATTGTCCGCAAGGAGTTCGTCAATCTTGTGGCCCAGACCGGCGAGATGGCGTTCTTCGACCTCATGGACGCGCTGGGGCGCCCCGGTGCCGAGGCCGCCGTGTGGAAGCGGGTCATTAACGACCACTCCAAGTCAGCCAAGGACCAGATGCTTTTCAACCTCATCGGATTTCTGGCCAGTCAGGCCCGCATGTACTGGATGCTCGCCCACGGAGAACAACCCAAGGGGAATCCGTACATGCTCAAAAAGAAAGCACCCATCGCACGACAGCTCGGAGCCGAAGGCGTGGCCCGCATGATCGACCTCGCGTTGGAGGCAGAGCTTTCCCTCAAGACCGGTGAACGCAAGTATGAAGAAGCGCTCGATATCCTCATGGCCGGACTCATCGATCTGTTTCAACCTAAACGCCCGGCCAAACGCTACTAA
- the radC gene encoding RadC family protein — MTDSAKPHYLGHRKRLKEKLVNNSRGLADYEIMELVLATVLPRRDTKPLAKELIARFGSLKEAIMARPDQLDGVKGVADGVKAQWALLQELYARLNQASARRGNSFEGVEDVAKAAMARLGSKGIEEFWVVYLDNKNRYISWEQIATGTVNATAVFPREIMALALRQEAASLILIHNHPGGSIRPSGEDMLLTGSIVEAAEKLDLKVLDHIVVTDCDYYSFSDHGRI, encoded by the coding sequence ATGACAGATTCAGCCAAGCCCCATTACCTCGGGCACCGAAAACGCCTCAAGGAAAAGCTGGTCAACAACAGCCGGGGGCTGGCTGACTACGAAATCATGGAACTGGTCCTGGCCACGGTCCTGCCCCGACGGGACACCAAGCCTCTGGCAAAGGAACTTATCGCCCGCTTCGGCTCCCTCAAGGAAGCCATCATGGCCCGCCCGGACCAGTTGGACGGCGTCAAGGGCGTGGCTGACGGCGTCAAGGCGCAGTGGGCGCTGTTGCAGGAGCTGTATGCCCGACTCAACCAAGCTTCGGCCAGACGCGGCAATTCCTTTGAAGGCGTGGAAGATGTCGCCAAAGCCGCCATGGCCCGTCTGGGCAGCAAGGGCATCGAGGAGTTCTGGGTCGTCTATCTCGACAACAAGAACCGGTATATCTCCTGGGAACAGATCGCCACGGGAACCGTGAACGCCACCGCGGTCTTTCCCCGCGAAATAATGGCTTTGGCCCTGCGCCAGGAAGCAGCCAGCCTGATCCTCATTCACAACCATCCGGGCGGCAGCATCAGGCCGTCAGGTGAGGACATGCTCCTTACCGGCTCCATTGTCGAAGCCGCTGAAAAACTGGACCTCAAGGTACTGGATCATATCGTTGTTACAGACTGTGATTACTACAGTTTCAGCGACCACGGGAGGATCTGA
- the lon gene encoding endopeptidase La: MSKKNKKSPIRPTRIKRKKSDSIKDKAPSQQPKQPTEKGPKAGEELPDIIEALTGPAGSATLFGDDDMAAHNPADIPQVLPVLAVRDIVVFNYMILPLFVGREKSVQAVDAALGKDRYILILTQKDEAVEDPKEDELYMTGTVGMIMRMLKMPDGRLKVLVQGLARAKVKKFTANEPYHIAELEPLIEAEADPLTPEQEALVRSSREQSEKILTLRGISSQDIMSVLNNVNDPGRLADLIASNLRMKVEAAQTILECHEPMKRLELVNEQLLKEVEVASMQNKIQTMAKEGMDKAQRDFYLREQIKAIKRELGDDADESEEMDELRRGLEKSGMPKDVMKEAFKQLRRLDSMHAESSEATVIRTYLDWMVELPWKKVSRDRLDIKKAETILNEDHYDLEKVKERILEYLSVRKLNPKMKGPILCFVGPPGVGKTSLGRSIARSLGRKFHRMSLGGMRDEAEIRGHRRTYIGAMPGRIIQAIKQCGTRNPVIMLDEIDKLGSDFRGDPSSALLEVLDPEQNFSFTDHYLNVPFDLSKVMFVCTANMLDSVPGPLLDRMEVIRIPGYTEQEKTVITRRYILPRQTVENGLKEAELVISDKLVSKVVREYTREAGLRNVEREIGTLCRKMARKKAEGEKGPFKVTTKNLYTLLGPPRFLDDEKEVTLPPGVAVGLAWTPVGGEILHIEVTTMPGKGKLILTGKLGDVMKESAQAALSIARAHADQYGIDCDFTDKLDIHVHVPAGATPKDGPSAGVTLVTALISALTNTPICPDLAMTGEISLRGRVLPVGGIKEKILAAVSRGMKKVLIPAQNKKDLAEVPDELRKRIKITTIEKVDEVWDLAKKC; the protein is encoded by the coding sequence TTGAGCAAAAAAAACAAGAAATCCCCTATCCGGCCTACGCGCATAAAACGCAAGAAGTCGGACTCGATTAAAGATAAGGCACCGTCCCAGCAACCGAAACAGCCCACGGAAAAGGGGCCGAAAGCTGGCGAAGAGTTGCCTGACATCATTGAAGCCCTGACCGGTCCCGCCGGCAGTGCGACATTATTCGGTGATGACGACATGGCCGCACACAACCCCGCGGATATTCCGCAGGTGCTCCCGGTGCTGGCGGTCCGCGACATCGTGGTCTTCAACTACATGATCCTGCCGCTCTTCGTGGGTCGGGAGAAATCCGTCCAGGCCGTGGACGCCGCGCTGGGCAAGGACCGGTACATCCTCATCCTCACCCAGAAAGACGAGGCAGTGGAAGACCCCAAAGAGGACGAACTGTACATGACAGGCACCGTGGGCATGATCATGCGCATGCTGAAAATGCCCGATGGCCGCCTCAAGGTTCTGGTACAGGGGCTTGCCCGCGCCAAAGTCAAGAAGTTCACGGCGAACGAGCCGTACCATATTGCGGAACTTGAGCCGCTCATTGAGGCAGAGGCCGATCCGCTCACCCCTGAGCAGGAAGCCCTTGTCCGCTCCTCTCGCGAGCAGTCCGAGAAGATCCTGACCCTGCGCGGCATTTCTTCTCAGGACATCATGTCCGTACTCAACAATGTCAACGATCCCGGCAGACTGGCCGACCTCATCGCCTCCAATCTGCGCATGAAGGTCGAAGCCGCCCAAACGATTCTCGAATGCCATGAGCCGATGAAACGTCTGGAACTGGTCAACGAGCAGCTTCTCAAGGAAGTTGAAGTGGCCAGCATGCAGAACAAGATCCAGACCATGGCCAAAGAGGGCATGGACAAGGCGCAACGCGACTTCTACCTGCGCGAACAGATCAAGGCGATCAAGCGCGAGCTGGGTGATGACGCGGACGAATCCGAAGAAATGGACGAACTGCGCCGCGGACTGGAGAAATCCGGCATGCCCAAGGACGTCATGAAAGAGGCGTTCAAGCAACTGCGCAGGCTCGACTCCATGCACGCCGAGTCATCCGAGGCCACGGTCATCCGCACCTACCTCGACTGGATGGTGGAGCTGCCGTGGAAAAAGGTCTCCCGAGACCGGCTGGACATCAAGAAGGCCGAGACCATCCTGAACGAGGACCACTACGATCTTGAAAAGGTCAAGGAGCGCATCCTCGAATATCTCTCCGTGCGCAAGCTCAACCCCAAGATGAAAGGGCCGATCCTGTGCTTCGTGGGCCCTCCCGGTGTCGGCAAGACCTCGCTGGGACGCTCCATCGCCCGCTCTCTGGGTCGTAAATTCCACCGCATGTCCCTTGGCGGCATGCGTGACGAAGCCGAGATCCGCGGTCACCGCCGCACCTACATCGGCGCCATGCCCGGCCGCATCATCCAGGCCATCAAGCAATGCGGCACCCGCAACCCGGTGATCATGCTGGACGAGATCGACAAGCTCGGTTCCGATTTCCGGGGCGACCCCTCGTCGGCGCTGCTCGAAGTGCTCGACCCGGAACAGAACTTCTCGTTCACCGACCATTACCTGAACGTCCCGTTCGACCTGTCAAAGGTCATGTTCGTGTGCACGGCCAACATGCTCGACTCTGTGCCCGGCCCGCTTCTGGACCGCATGGAAGTCATCCGTATCCCCGGATACACCGAGCAGGAAAAGACCGTCATCACACGCCGCTACATCCTTCCCCGGCAAACCGTGGAAAACGGTCTCAAGGAAGCGGAACTGGTGATCAGTGACAAGCTGGTTTCCAAAGTGGTGCGCGAATACACCCGCGAAGCCGGGCTGCGCAACGTGGAACGTGAGATAGGTACCTTGTGCCGCAAGATGGCCCGTAAAAAGGCCGAAGGCGAAAAGGGACCGTTCAAGGTCACGACCAAGAACCTTTACACCCTGCTCGGGCCGCCCCGCTTCCTGGATGACGAAAAGGAAGTCACCCTGCCTCCGGGCGTGGCAGTGGGCCTGGCCTGGACTCCGGTAGGCGGCGAGATTCTCCATATCGAAGTGACCACCATGCCCGGCAAGGGCAAGCTGATCCTCACCGGCAAGCTCGGCGATGTCATGAAGGAATCGGCGCAAGCCGCCCTTTCCATTGCCCGCGCGCATGCCGACCAGTACGGTATCGATTGCGACTTCACGGACAAACTGGATATTCACGTCCACGTCCCGGCAGGTGCCACGCCCAAGGATGGCCCATCGGCCGGTGTGACCCTGGTCACGGCTCTCATTTCCGCACTGACCAACACGCCCATCTGCCCGGACCTCGCCATGACCGGTGAGATCAGCCTGCGCGGTCGGGTCCTGCCTGTGGGCGGCATCAAGGAAAAGATTCTGGCCGCAGTGTCCCGTGGCATGAAGAAAGTCCTCATCCCGGCCCAGAACAAGAAAGATCTGGCCGAGGTGCCTGACGAACTCAGGAAACGCATCAAGATAACCACCATTGAAAAAGTGGATGAGGTTTGGGATCTGGCCAAGAAGTGCTAG
- a CDS encoding tetratricopeptide repeat protein: MILDRHVSLDNARRPHRGLRRIGSIPVCCIFSTTKTLAIRRGTTLRGHGQRHYWLIRQVGETTYGVRGVDGEFLPFGAESLIAEEELLGNYTPEVEVFEKQMLPLVRKHQFRLDESMDRSLSGMRDPLCVDEANVRGLFTLGMKYIQNRKTSRGRKCINELVRLESAYPGKNQYLFNEFGIKLRKIGFLEGAVVCYRRGLRFTSEDDHLYYNLARAYYEQGQWWDCMGVLSDCFEHNPALPLARNLVELIIALGDNPGLRARHGKSPVPEGVVRRAALLSEAVAEHEPDAELLMREREKRRAELQEEYLWLPGRDAVGM, translated from the coding sequence ATGATACTGGACAGACATGTCTCTTTGGACAATGCCCGACGGCCGCACCGTGGCCTCAGACGAATCGGGTCCATACCAGTCTGCTGCATTTTTTCGACCACAAAGACGTTGGCCATTCGCCGGGGAACAACCCTGCGCGGCCACGGCCAGAGACATTACTGGCTCATCCGGCAGGTGGGCGAGACGACCTATGGCGTCCGTGGTGTGGACGGAGAGTTTCTGCCTTTTGGTGCCGAGTCACTCATTGCCGAGGAGGAGCTGCTGGGGAACTATACTCCCGAGGTGGAAGTTTTCGAGAAGCAGATGCTGCCCTTGGTCAGAAAACATCAATTCCGGCTCGATGAATCCATGGACCGAAGCCTGTCCGGCATGCGTGATCCGTTGTGCGTGGACGAGGCCAATGTGCGTGGGCTGTTCACGCTCGGCATGAAGTATATTCAAAACCGCAAGACGTCCCGTGGTCGCAAGTGCATCAATGAACTGGTACGGCTGGAAAGCGCGTACCCGGGAAAGAACCAATATCTTTTCAATGAGTTCGGCATCAAGCTGCGCAAGATCGGTTTTCTCGAAGGAGCGGTCGTCTGCTACAGGCGTGGTTTGCGATTCACGTCAGAAGATGATCACCTCTACTACAATCTCGCCCGTGCCTACTACGAACAGGGGCAGTGGTGGGATTGCATGGGCGTTCTCAGCGACTGTTTCGAACACAATCCGGCCCTGCCGCTGGCCCGGAATCTGGTGGAACTCATCATCGCCCTGGGTGACAATCCCGGTTTACGCGCCCGGCATGGAAAGTCGCCGGTGCCCGAAGGGGTGGTCCGTCGTGCCGCGCTCCTCAGTGAGGCCGTGGCTGAACACGAACCGGATGCGGAACTCCTCATGCGGGAGCGGGAAAAACGCCGGGCCGAGTTGCAGGAGGAATACCTCTGGCTGCCGGGACGGGACGCTGTGGGCATGTAG
- the lptE gene encoding LPS assembly lipoprotein LptE codes for MPFYRYILLLAVFALAGCSGYSFGEGESSVLPKEYRVLAIGEVSNPTTISWLEPRLRKLLRDELNNRGSIQWSDTRATADAVIDINIHRYNRPTAVSGSSDETLSSVAVFQFEAVIISTMDDSELWRSGVIDQQWPFFSGDESQADKEVTKLGIRRLADRMTQNY; via the coding sequence ATGCCCTTTTATCGATATATCCTGTTGCTTGCGGTGTTCGCCCTGGCCGGTTGCAGCGGCTACTCCTTTGGTGAAGGCGAATCCTCGGTCCTGCCGAAAGAATACCGAGTCCTCGCCATCGGCGAAGTCTCCAACCCCACCACCATCTCCTGGTTGGAGCCCCGCCTCAGAAAACTGTTGCGGGATGAGCTGAACAATCGCGGTTCCATTCAGTGGTCCGACACCAGAGCGACCGCGGACGCTGTCATCGACATCAATATCCACCGCTACAATCGCCCCACGGCGGTCAGCGGTTCCAGCGACGAGACATTGAGTTCCGTGGCCGTTTTTCAGTTCGAAGCCGTCATCATTTCCACCATGGATGACTCGGAGTTGTGGCGCTCCGGCGTCATAGACCAGCAGTGGCCTTTCTTTTCCGGCGACGAATCCCAGGCAGACAAGGAAGTCACCAAGCTCGGCATACGCAGACTGGCCGACCGCATGACCCAAAACTACTAG
- a CDS encoding tetratricopeptide repeat protein, whose protein sequence is MSDDLSFLDLGSIPDGDAPQPPSGWKYLTRGGALKCVFSTTVSVKMGMGASASSHMNQTFWFIRQVSNDMFEGQLINNRHLPAGEVETIPLEILIHNYVPEIAYYVGLVLPAMKEQGLSDGTDLDEHNLTSLFGLGLIYATRNQMKLAQSVISEIVEVQGDFAGRGQFLFNEFGIALRKNGLVPEAVECFRRASEFVHDDENLYYNLARACYENDDWHGCIENLVQSHRLNPRLEVTRNLLEVVVGLEENEYRLSQYGKPPVPPDVASRAREVLASDTVKLPLDEGPVMRIEPGRARSGGPPVGTVHVKRHGSDE, encoded by the coding sequence ATGAGTGATGATCTTTCTTTTCTTGATTTGGGCAGCATTCCTGATGGAGATGCACCGCAACCGCCATCCGGGTGGAAGTATCTCACCAGGGGGGGAGCGCTCAAATGCGTGTTCTCCACGACCGTATCCGTAAAGATGGGAATGGGAGCCAGCGCGAGTTCCCATATGAACCAGACGTTCTGGTTCATCCGACAGGTGAGCAATGACATGTTCGAAGGGCAGCTCATCAACAACAGACACCTGCCGGCGGGCGAGGTCGAGACCATCCCTCTTGAAATTCTTATTCACAACTATGTTCCCGAAATCGCCTATTATGTCGGCCTGGTTTTGCCGGCCATGAAGGAGCAGGGGCTTTCTGACGGGACAGACTTGGACGAGCACAACCTCACCTCGTTGTTCGGCCTCGGCTTGATCTATGCCACACGCAATCAGATGAAGCTGGCGCAGAGCGTAATCAGTGAGATTGTGGAAGTGCAGGGAGACTTTGCCGGGCGCGGGCAGTTCCTGTTCAATGAATTCGGCATCGCTCTCAGAAAGAACGGTCTGGTGCCCGAAGCCGTGGAGTGTTTCAGGCGGGCGTCGGAGTTCGTCCATGACGATGAAAATCTGTACTACAATCTGGCGCGTGCCTGTTATGAAAATGACGACTGGCATGGCTGTATCGAGAATCTGGTCCAGTCGCATCGCCTCAATCCGCGACTGGAAGTGACCCGAAATCTTCTGGAGGTCGTGGTCGGGCTGGAAGAAAACGAATATCGGCTTTCGCAGTATGGCAAACCTCCGGTGCCGCCGGATGTGGCCTCTCGCGCTCGTGAGGTGCTGGCCTCCGATACGGTCAAGCTGCCTCTGGATGAAGGCCCGGTCATGCGTATCGAACCCGGTCGCGCCCGTTCAGGCGGTCCTCCGGTCGGCACGGTGCATGTGAAACGGCACGGGAGTGACGAATAA
- a CDS encoding helix-hairpin-helix domain-containing protein, which yields MDSAALKRLQVIPGVGPSLSRDLLSLGYTSVPELVGENPEAMYQQLMDQAGTHIDRCVLYVFRCAVYFASTENHEPEKLKWWTWKD from the coding sequence ATGGACAGCGCTGCTCTGAAACGTCTCCAGGTGATCCCCGGAGTGGGACCGAGCCTGTCCAGAGACCTGCTCAGTCTCGGGTACACTTCCGTGCCCGAGCTGGTCGGGGAAAACCCCGAGGCCATGTATCAACAGCTCATGGATCAGGCCGGAACGCACATTGACCGGTGCGTGCTCTACGTATTTCGCTGTGCCGTCTATTTCGCTTCAACTGAAAATCATGAACCGGAAAAGCTCAAGTGGTGGACATGGAAAGATTAA
- a CDS encoding FmdB family zinc ribbon protein codes for MPIFEYKCSDCDNEFEELVFDRDECPPCPKCQSANTGKLMSAVRSKVGGFAPDTGGDSGSNAAAPSAPSGCSGCSGGDCSSCG; via the coding sequence ATGCCCATTTTTGAATACAAATGCAGTGATTGTGACAATGAATTCGAGGAACTCGTCTTCGACAGAGACGAATGCCCCCCCTGCCCCAAGTGTCAATCCGCCAACACCGGTAAGCTCATGAGCGCGGTCCGGTCCAAGGTGGGCGGGTTTGCCCCTGACACCGGTGGCGACTCCGGCAGCAATGCCGCAGCCCCCTCGGCCCCCAGCGGATGTTCCGGTTGCTCCGGCGGCGACTGTTCCAGCTGCGGATAG